A stretch of the Lolium perenne isolate Kyuss_39 chromosome 3, Kyuss_2.0, whole genome shotgun sequence genome encodes the following:
- the LOC127341908 gene encoding ABC transporter D family member 2, chloroplastic: MHLLVPICCFPSTSTAPQLPPLPLPRRPSRLLCSPSPRVGLPFSSPRVVVASSMRHRGRRGAAPLPPAAAAAAGEASSDPPGPPGGEDKRDGTDLKTLARRFWKVAAPYWWSEDKVQARLQLAAVFALTLATTGISVGFNFLGRDFYNALADKDQEQFTKQLLYYLGGFAVGIPFFVLRDYAREVLSLRWRSWMTSYYMKRYFKNRTFYKIQSQSLIDNPDQRINDDLSSFTGTALAFSLTLLNAVVDLVSFSNILYGIYPPLFIVLIVYSFGGTVISVFLGKNLVNLNFMQEKKEADFRYGLVRVRENAESIAFYGGEENELQLLLDRFRRAYQNLSELLLASRNLEFFTNGYQYLIQILPAAVVAPMFFAGKIEFGVINQSVSAFNHILSDFSLIVFRFQSISAFSAVIDRLGEFDDLLDANEPSLSSRRDSIEGINIVFKSGSPSVLSSNGSQMHSDQGIVLEICNLTLLTPRGGNILITDFSMELKEKDHLLVMGPSGSGKTSLLRAFAGLWTSGSGNIVYHTRDSTELQTENFSSSEPSNIKPRGEELLQSSKQRRDNGIFFVPQRPYMVLGTLRQQLLYPTWTEDILLSPTNDAQKKDALPFLSEVSTSDGVGAKPEMPSTDELIRVLEVVRLGYILPRFNGLDSMHDWASVLSLGEQQRLAFARLLLAKPTLVLLDESTSALDDTNEVHLYSQIEAAGITYISVGHRKTLHRFHNKVLYISKSDSPTSSLRNWELKPTDQKSIEESSPFAS, encoded by the exons ATGCACCTACTCGTGCCCATATGCTGCTTCCCCTCCACTTCGACAGCTCCGCAGCTACCACCACTTCCCCTTCCGCGGCGGCCGTCTCGCCTCCTCTGCTCCCCGTCGCCGCGCGTCGGCCTCCCCTTCTCGTCCCCAAGGGTCGTGGTGGCATCCTCCATGCGCCACCGCGGGCGACGCGGGGCTGCGCCCCTTCCTCCGGCAGCGGCCGCCGCCGCGGGGGAGGCCTCCAGCGACCCCCCTGGCCCTCCAGGAGGCGAGGACAAG AGAGACGGTACCGACCTCAAAACACTAGCTAGAAGATTTTGGAAAGTTGCTGCCCCTTACTGGTGGTCAGAGGACAAAGTCCAAGCAAGGCTGCAGCTTGCTGCTGTATTTGCTCTCACACTGGCAACCACCGGGATTAGTGTTGGATTCAACTTCCTGGGCCGCGACTTCTACAATGCCCTTGCCG ACAAGGACCAGGAACAGTTTACCAAGCAACTGCTGTACTACTTGGGAGGTTTCGCTGTAGGAATTCCG TTCTTTGTCTTGAGGGACTATGCAAGAGAAGTCCTTTCTTTAAGATGGCGATCTTGGATGACAAGTTATTACATGAAGCGCTACTTTAAGAACAGAACATTCTATAAGATTCAGTCTCAATCACTAATAGACAATCCAGACCAGCGGATTAATGATGATCTAAGTTCATTCACTGGAACAGCGCTCGCATTTTCTTTGACACTTCTCAATGCTGTTGTGGATTTGGTATCATTCAGCAACATCCTTTATGGAATCTATCCACCATTATTCATTGTTCTTATTGTGTATTCTTTTGGAGGGACCGTTATTAGTGTCTTCCTTGGTAAG AATTTGGTCAACCTGAACTTCatgcaagaaaagaaagaagcTGATTTTCGTTATGGACTTGTCCGTGTTAGAGAAAATGCTGAATCAATTGCCTTTTATGGTGGTGAGGAAAATGAATTGCAACTTTTATTGGACCGGTTCAGGAGGGCTTACCAAAACCTAAGT GAATTACTGCTAGCATCCCGGAATCTGGAGTTCTTCACTAATGGTTACCAATATTTAATTCAAATCCTGCCAGCTGCAGTTGTTGCTCCAATGTTCTTTGCAGGAAAAATTGAGTTTGGAGTAATAAACCAATCAGTGTCTGCTTTTAATCACATCCTCAGTGATTTTTCTCTCATTGTTTTCCGATTTCAGTCAATTAGTGCATTCTCAGCAGTCATTGATCGTTTAG GTGAATTTGATGATCTGTTGGATGCAAATGAGCCTTCTCTATCATCCCGACGTGATAGCATTGAAGGGATCAACATTGTTTTCAAGAGTGGCAGTCCTTCGGTTCTTAGTTCTAATGGATCACAAATGCATTCTGATCAAGGCATCGTTCTAGAGATTTGTAATTTGACATTGTTAACACCCAGGGGCGGAAATATTCTTATTACCGACTTCAGTATGGAACTAAAAGAAAAGGATCACCTACTG GTCATGGGACCCAGCGGAAGTGGAAAGACCTCATTGCTGCGTGCTTTCGCTGGCCTTTGGACTAGTGGTTCGGGGAATATTGTGTACCATACGAGAGATTCTACGGAGCTTCAAACAGAAAATTTCAGTTCTAGCGAGCCATCCAACATAAAGCCAAGGGGTGAAGAGCTACTACAAAGTTCCAAGCAAAGAAGAGATAATGGCATATTCTTTGTCCCACAAAGACCATATATGGTTTTGGGCACTCTTCGTCAGCAATTGCTGTATCCTACATGGACTGAAGATATTCTTCTATCACCAACTAATGATGCTCAGAAAAAAG ATGCTCTTCCGTTCCTGTCTGAAGTCTCCACGTCAGATGGAGTTGGTGCCAAGCCTGAGATGCCCTCAACTGATGAACTAATCAGAGTACTTGAGGTTGTTAGGCTGGGGTATATATTACCTCGTTTCAATGGCTTGGATTCTATGCATGACTGGGCCAGTGTTCTTTCGTTGGGAGAGCAGCAGCGTCTTGCATTTGCTCGGCTGTTACTCGCAAAACCAACTCTTGTCCTTCTGGACGAGTCCACAAGTGCACTAGATGATACAAACGAG GTTCATCTATACAGTCAGATCGAAGCTGCAGGGATAACCTACATAAGCGTCGGTCACCGAAAAACACTTCATAGGTTCCACAACAAGGTCTTGTACATTTCAAAGTCTGATTCACCAACTAGCAGTCTTCGTAATTGGGAGCTAAAGCCCACAGACCAGAAATCAATCGAAGAATCCTCCCCGTTCGCCTCATAA